From Geovibrio ferrireducens, one genomic window encodes:
- a CDS encoding flagellar basal body-associated FliL family protein — MKKYFLRTLFIILAVLLMMYIFQFRQSFVPMFENIIDNNKSIFQSYSAKVVKTGNEYNVQLKDVIGTTSEGSRSVYVRLDVTISAGSRKAAEEMGGKAGNTVAAVTEAISMTAPSILDTPEGKNILKRNIERTLTEAYGPEAAKDIYFENFVYQ, encoded by the coding sequence ATGAAGAAATACTTTCTCCGCACACTCTTTATAATCCTTGCCGTTCTGCTGATGATGTATATCTTTCAGTTCAGGCAGAGCTTCGTCCCCATGTTTGAAAACATAATAGACAACAATAAAAGCATCTTTCAGTCATACTCCGCTAAGGTTGTGAAGACCGGAAACGAGTATAATGTCCAGCTTAAGGATGTGATAGGAACCACCTCCGAGGGGAGCAGAAGCGTCTATGTGCGGCTTGATGTCACAATCAGCGCCGGAAGCAGGAAAGCAGCGGAGGAGATGGGCGGCAAAGCAGGCAATACTGTTGCCGCCGTAACGGAAGCCATCAGCATGACTGCCCCATCCATTCTGGACACTCCCGAAGGCAAAAATATACTGAAAAGAAATATAGAGCGAACCCTGACCGAGGCATACGGTCCGGAAGCGGCAAAAGACATATATTTTGAAAATTTTGTTTACCAATAG